The DNA segment CAGACGAGGACTGGAATCCAGCGGAGAAGCATTCACTGGCTAACAAGCGTCATGAGGAATCTAACCAGGAAAGcgaagatgaagaggaagatgaagagaaaagGGAAGAATATGATGATTATCCTTCACTTCCCGTCAGATACAGTCAGCTCTGCACAGAGTGTGGAAAGTTTGTTAATAAACATAAACCTCACACGTGTGAGCACAAAATTAAACCCTATTCTTGCAACATTTGTGGAAAAAGATGTGTTAGTGAGGTCGCGCTGAATTTTCACAGCAGAATCCACAATGAAAACTATGAATTCAAATGCAAGTTTTGCCACGCCACTTTCAAAACAAAGGCCGGCAAATTCACCCACCAGGAGATTCACGTGACTGAAGGAAAACCCTACAAATGTCCCGACTGTTCAGAGACGTTCGCCACAAATAAGGAGCGCAGTATCCACCTGGAGGATCACAGAGGGCCCCGACAATCGAAATGTCACATCTGTGGGGTTGAATTTCGCTCGCCGCCTTATCTTCAGAGACACTTAGCTGtgcacacaggagagaagccgtTTAAGTGTTCAGTGTGCGATCGTGGCTTCAACCAGGCGAGCCACCTGAAATCACACATGCGTCTGCACACAGGGGAGAGACCCTTTAAGTGTCAGCACTGTGACAAATGCTTCAATCACAACGTGAGCTTGAAGAGTCACGTCCAACGTTACCACACACCCAATTCTGGACGTGAACAGAAGAAgggtaaaagaaacaaaactgtaaGCAGCGCTGCTGATGCTGAGGATAATGGGTGCCAGAGAGGTGCAGACTCTGGGCTTCACAATGTTGAAGAACGTGATAAAGCAGTGGAAGTGCAGGAGAGAATTAAAAAACCTCTAAATAAAAGTAGAAGCACAGGTAGGCCCATAGGTAGACCTAAGAAAAAAGCAGACAACTTGGTTCTGGCAGGGGAAATGCAGGGCCGGTGTTCAAACACAAAGACTGCCAAAGTAAAGGTACGGAAGATAATGAACACGCATAGCAGTGGCGAAGAAAGTGAGGACGAGCCAACCGAGGAAAATAGTGAGACTGTGACATTGAGCACAAGTTGATCAAAAAAAGGGCAACGAATCGTGACTCTGATTTTGActcaggagaaagaaaaggcagaGGACGACCAAGAAAGAATCAAATCGtaaaagacagttaaaaaaatattgagatgAGCTTTTATTTAGAGATACATAATTTAGATAGTCATACAGaactggatgttttttaaaaaaatgatatatttaaacaatttaacaTGAGAGCTAAATGTGAACACTTGAGCTAAGGACAAACTCCATTGCTTTTCACTGTTAAGACATCATGTCACTTTGATTTCAAAATACTGTTGAATCCTGTTGTGAATGCCATGGAATCAAACTGGATACAATCAGATTAAACTGTGTTGATGTCAAGCACCAGTTTTCTTGAGTTGTGAATGTTCAATGACTTTGTGCTGTGAAATACTGTATATGAGGCCAATGCAGCGTTTACTTTGGACAGAAAGGGTCTTCACTGTAGGACTTTACATTACTCTGATACAGTACTTATGTTAATTATAGTGGGTAATTCTAATCCCACTATATCCACATTATTGAtgattatcaaaaatctcataaatattttgtgaaactaCCAAACTTAATCATACAATATCTTCGCAGTATCTTTACTGATATATttggtaaaaatattttgatatttgatttttccaTATTTGATTTTTCCATATCACCAAACTCTAATTTCCTCACACAGCAAACTGCTTGAAAGTGATGTaactaaatggaattcagccatgaGTAATTACATTGTATTTAAATCTGTGCTTTTCCGacaatgacatgtcaaaatatcttTTGTGAAGGCTGTTGCCCCAAATGTATGTTTGACATCCAAAGGAAACTTATAAAAATTGTGACAGGATTTTGAATAATCCTTTACCATAGACAATAGATAGGCAAATAGAATGcagtaaatatgtaaaaatgtctgGCTTCAAACCAATGTAAAGGgagtgaaaaatgaaagatttaTGTTGCTGAAATCATTGAGAAATAAACCCactaaatcaaatcaaaccttAATTTAAGATTCAAGAAACTGGTTGAGGGAGACCCTCATTATCAGTGATGCATGagcaaaaacattcaacaagCAAACCTAAGATAATATGCAAACCCgttaaaacaaaagtgaaattgtgcaaaacaaacaataccaGCAATGTATAATAGTTTTGACAGTATATAGAGATATATCTTTATATTCAGTCTATGGTATTTAAACGCTAcgactgttttttttgtttttttttttaatttactgaacAATGAcatcaaacaatcaaaaagacACATCTCGAGCAGGATCATAGATCACATAAGCTTAACTGAGTGTCAGAAGCAAGCAGACAAGTAAAATGTCTACAAccttaaattataaaataagtaCCGAATTCATGAGGAAACATAAACGGcagaaatacataataaaattaaataaattaataaataaaatgtcacatgaaaaacaaaacacacgaGGTCAATCAGGAATTAGAGCacataaatattttacagatgCTGGGCTTTTATATACTATTATCTCATttagaaaagcaacaaatatcGCTAGAGGTCTTGAGAAAACGACATTTGTGAATGAAACACTTTGCCAAgacaattaaattattatttccaaattctttttttttttttttttttttttttaaagcccaaACATTTaacccatggatgtattaaaccTATAATAAAATCATGATGTAAACTCAGCGACGCAGTTTGCACGACACTTGTCATCTCTTTATGGCCATCCTGCTCCATGCTCGGTCTTATCTCTTATCCCGCCCACCGCTCCTCACCGGCCTCCTTGAACGCCTCATAGCTGAAAGCGAGGAAGTTTCTGCAGGCAGTTATGGCTCCAAGAAAGTGTTTTTACCGCTGCACAGGAAATGCCACCTTGTTTAGCTTCCCCACAGAGCCAAGCGTCCGGAAGAAGTGGATCGACTTTGTGTTTGCcggaaaaccacaaaaatacgCCACGGTGTTCATTTGTTCACGCCACTTTACGGACGACTGTTTCCTCAACAAGGCCAGGTATGACACTGGGTTTGCGGTTAGGCTGACACTAAAGGAAGGCGCCTTTCCATCGATACAAGGCCTTCTGCAGGACCCCATAGCTGTAAGTAACATTATATCAATGTTTTTCTAGGTTATGCATTGTGCATAACACACGTTGCCAAAGTTTTCTGTGTCGAGGCCGGATTAAGGCATTGGCACGAGGCAGCAATGCCCATCAAAATGTGCCTCGTGCCCAACCAAAACAGGCATATTTAGTCCCGAGTAATTTACCCTTTGAGTAGTTATTGTCACTAAAGAAAACGGTAGTGTTGTAATTTCGCATCGTCAGTGAACGCAACAAGAGCAAGacctgaccaatcagagcggGTTTACAGGACTCCCGTTTCCCCGTCCAGTGCAGGGATGTATCATTACAGCCTGCAGGCAGCAGTTCATggatgcagcaaaaaaaatgcaatgtcgATTTTCCCTACGAgata comes from the Plectropomus leopardus isolate mb chromosome 12, YSFRI_Pleo_2.0, whole genome shotgun sequence genome and includes:
- the LOC121951700 gene encoding zinc finger protein 852-like, which produces MCSVLGCNSWRRRTQRFKLPEDPERRLEWVQFILEVNDQRLKESSWTDITICRNHFTEDCFINQTETGTIQLKSSAVPSLSIKSEPDEPDQEPIETKEVASQCDIHEACDSPSSYSDESGVTSTAAQGSPAPSEASDVFMSDGRTPQNIVNIDMIMKKAALLQIKGKYVVNEKRLLELFSHKCPLCGSKVKTEKVTFGVLIILNQQCIKCKYRKHWKSQVNGRVPTAEDEHLTEVVEVDLTPETQQTGSTDDIRSTVTGMFEIDAVIDERSDSADETEESSDEGDMDSDEDWNPAEKHSLANKRHEESNQESEDEEEDEEKREEYDDYPSLPVRYSQLCTECGKFVNKHKPHTCEHKIKPYSCNICGKRCVSEVALNFHSRIHNENYEFKCKFCHATFKTKAGKFTHQEIHVTEGKPYKCPDCSETFATNKERSIHLEDHRGPRQSKCHICGVEFRSPPYLQRHLAVHTGEKPFKCSVCDRGFNQASHLKSHMRLHTGERPFKCQHCDKCFNHNVSLKSHVQRYHTPNSGREQKKGKRNKTVSSAADAEDNGCQRGADSGLHNVEERDKAVEVQERIKKPLNKSRSTGRPIGRPKKKADNLVLAGEMQGRCSNTKTAKVKVRKIMNTHSSGEESEDEPTEENSETVTLSTS